Proteins co-encoded in one Xiphophorus couchianus chromosome 3, X_couchianus-1.0, whole genome shotgun sequence genomic window:
- the bcan gene encoding brevican core protein isoform X3, whose amino-acid sequence MKLDMSPHLLLFTLYLLVLPSSPTPHQEPDDFKLLQVTIPTTVPVLAMLGGSLTLPCLVSLTHPPPSPPTNGRHAVLSVPRVKWSVLRHGQETEILVARGDRVRVNEVYKDRASLLNYAFSPADLTLRLQSLRQNDTGFYRCEVQQGLEDADDVVLVKVKGVVFHYRDASSRYAFTFERATVACEEIGAEIASPEQLLAAYHSGYEQCDAGWLSDQSVRYPIQMPREGCFGDMDGMPGVRNYGLLDHDELYDVYCYVENIQGEVFHGSAPERFTFWEAKAYCVSHGAELATTAQLYAAWNDGLNHCSPGWLADGSVRYPIVTPRERCGGGEPGVKTIYQYSNQTGFPDILSQHDVYCFKSNNGPYTESPQDALATEPEDIGQDIVFQATQDDVSLSEVAPEGREEMQHPQTANPVNQHPEIPSQTSTPLSDHEETFSTSENWELIKKESYPDSYQPAPKETPNKDHQESLVFLTSSPNFDAGTNENTTPVTYITASETVMPTEGHTPETVSLDWLSVNVTSEGDVEEIHHEENDLPVSQEDYTTDVSSGPFSVTESAASVGPEENATHTVVQISAETTSPQNEEVDVPSTSMFPALAESLTEEISGEGTSDAQEEETKDSVTPNFMGIDILSTSVMVPTSDSGYTLTPEHSDVPTESALQLNIHDEDINSSSNTTEADDLTEQSGHIHPAELPNVEVPLVTDETFLVSPDSVTQVPLSVKVEVRSDDRTFYPESPTPSEVEPLEENQDPLEENQEVFLNTVPNPTEDDLNEAWDESSGENPQINPELNATNPTLSADHTIDGSDAPPLTEIKITRIPDLSLTPRWEPVPSTPPAQESRSDREYSAEPPVNDKSNEISKEQEFPRTRSRTHAAQGSEGSAGEPTTDEPPVHICTWHPEEEDSSPAMPTADVDVTISAPHSDREVFKVNERERTAMGAALPAAKVPAATQGDSCLENPCLNGGTCVDGDPLRCICLPGYGGALCQRDVEECEPGWEKFQGFCYRHFSKRQSWEAAEQHF is encoded by the exons ATGAA actGGACATGTCTCCACACCTCCTGCTGTTTACCCTCTACCTCCTTGTTCTACCGTCGTCCCCGACTCCCCACCAAGAGCCAG ATGATTTCAAGCTTCTCCAGGTAACCATCCCTACCACTGTGCCTGTGCTTGCCATGCTGGGGGGTTCACTGACTTTGCCCTGCCTGGTGTCGCTCACCCACCCACCGCCGTCCCCTCCCACTAATGGGCGCCACGCTGTGTTGTCTGTGCCCCGAGTCAAATGGAGCGTCCTTAGGCATGGTCAAGAGACGGAGATCTTGGTGGCCCGTGGCGACAGGGTGAGAGTCAACGAGGTCTATAAGGACAGAGCCTCGCTGCTGAACTACGCCTTCTCCCCCGCAGACCTCACCCTGCGGCTGCAGAGCCTGAGGCAGAACGACACTGGCTTCTATCGCTGCGAGGTGCAGCAGGGGCTGGAGGACGCTGATGATGTGGTGCTGGTCAAGGTCAAGG GTGTGGTGTTTCATTATCGCGATGCATCCAGTCGGTACGCCTTTACCTTTGAGCGCGCCACAGTGGCCTGTGAGGAGATTGGGGCTGAAATTGCCTCCCCAGAGCAGCTCCTCGCAGCCTATCACAGTGGATACGAGCAGTGTGATGCAGGATGGCTGTCAGACCAGTCTGTCAG ATATCCCATTCAGATGCCAAGAGAGGGATGCTTTGGAGACATGGATGGCATGCCGGGAGTACGGAACTATGGACTGTTGGACCATGATGAGCTCTATGACGTCTACTGCTATGTGGAGAATATTCAAG GTGAGGTGTTCCATGGCTCCGCCCCCGAGCGCTTCACCTTCTGGGAGGCTAAGGCCTACTGTGTGAGTCACGGTGCGGAGCTGGCCACCACGGCTCAGCTTTATGCAGCCTGGAATGATGGACTGAACCACTGCAGCCCGGGATGGCTGGCGGATGGGAGTGTGCGGTACCCCATTGTCACCCCTAGAGAGCGCTGTGGAGGAGGGGAACCTGGAGTGAAAACCATCTATCAATACAGCAATCAAACAGGCTTCCCTGATATTCTCTCTCAGCACGATGTctattgttttaaaa GTAATAATGGCCCTTATACTGAATCCCCTCAAGATGCTCTTGCCACTGAGCCAGAGGACATTGGCCAAGACATTGTTTTCCAGGCCACTCAGGACGATGTCAGCCTGAGTGAAGTTGCTCCAGAAGGGAGGGAGGAGATGCAACATCCCCAAACAGCAAATCCAGTAAACCAGCACCCTGAAATTCCTTCACAGACTTCAACTCCCCTGTCTGATCATGAAGAGACATTCTCCACTAGTGAGAACTGGGAGCTGATAAAGAAGGAAAGTTACCCTGATTCTTATCAGCCAGCACCTAAAGAAACCCCAAACAAAGATCACCAAGAGTCTCTTGTATTTCTGACATCTTCTCCAAACTTTGATGCTGGAACCAATGAGAACACTACACCTGTAACTTATATCACAGCATCAGAAACTGTGATGCCCACAGAGGGTCACACCCCAGAGACTGTGAGCTTGGATTGGTTGTCTGTTAATGTCACATCTGAAGGTGATGTGGAGGAAATTCATCATGAGGAGAACGACCTTCCAGTTTCACAAGAGGACTACACAACAGATGTCTCTTCTGGACCTTTCTCTGTAACTGAATCTGCTGCTTCAGTAGGACCAGAGGAAAACGCCACTCATACTGTTGTACAAATTTCAGCTGAAACAACTTCACCCCAAAATGAAGAAGTTGATGTTCCTTCCACCTCCATGTTCCCAGCTCTTGCTGAGAGTTTGACAGAAGAGATTTCCGGAGAGGGGACTAGTGATGCTCAGGAAGAGGAAACAAAGGACTCTGTGACTCCTAATTTTATGGGAATTGACATTTTGTCCACTTCTGTCATGGTCCCCACTTCTGACTCAG GTTATACCCTCACACCGGAGCACTCTGATGTACCAACAGAATCAGCTCTCCAATTGAACATTCATGATGAGGATATAAACAGCTCTTCAAACACTACAGAAGCTGATGATTTAACAGAGCAGAGTGGACACATCCATCCAGCAGAGTTACCAAACGTAGAAGTTCCCCTAGTCACAGATGAGACATTCCTGGTATCTCCGGACTCTGTAACACAAGTTCCTCTTTCTGTAAAAGTGGAAGTCAGATCCGATGATAGAACATTCTATCCAGAAAGTCCCACTCCTTCTGAGGTTGAACCGTTGGAGGAGAATCAAGACCCGTTAGAAGAAAACCAAGAGGTCTTCCTCAACACTGTCCCAAATCCCACAGAGGATGATTTAAATGAGGCGTGGGATGAATCCTCAGGAGAAAATCCACAGATAAATCCTGAACTCAATGCGACAAACCCGACTCTCTCAGCTGACCACACCATTGATGGCAGTGATGCTCCTCCTCTGACCGAGATAAAAATTACACGGATCCCTGATCTGAGCCTCACACCCAGGTGGGAGCCGGTGCCTTCAACCCCACCAGCACAGGAGTCTCGCTCTGATCGGGAATACAGTGCAGAGCCTCCTGTCAATGACAAATCTAATGAGATCTCTAAAGAGCAAGAATTTCCTAGAACACGGAGCAGAACTCATG CAGCGCAAGGATCAGAGGGAAGTGCAGGAGAGCCCACCACAGATGAGCCCCCAGTCCACATCTGCACATGGCATCCTGAAGAAGAGGACAGCTCCCCTGCGATGCCCACTGCTGATGTGGATGTGACTATTTCTGCTCCCCATTCAGATCGAGAAGTTTTTAAAGTGAATGAAAGGGAGCGCACAGCCATGGGGGCTGCTCTTCCTGCAGCCAAAGTTCCTGCTGCAACACAAGGAG ACTCCTGCCTGGAGAATCCTTGTCTGAATGGGGGAACTTGTGTTGATGGTGATCCACTAAGGTGCATTTGCTTGCCTGGTTATGGAGGAGCGTTGTGTCAAAGAG ATGTGGAGGAGTGTGAGCCAGGTTGGGAGAAGTTTCAGGGCTTTTGTTATCGTCACTTCAGCAAACGGCAAAGCTGggaagcagcagagcagcacT TCTGA
- the bcan gene encoding brevican core protein isoform X2 has translation MKLDMSPHLLLFTLYLLVLPSSPTPHQEPDDFKLLQVTIPTTVPVLAMLGGSLTLPCLVSLTHPPPSPPTNGRHAVLSVPRVKWSVLRHGQETEILVARGDRVRVNEVYKDRASLLNYAFSPADLTLRLQSLRQNDTGFYRCEVQQGLEDADDVVLVKVKGVVFHYRDASSRYAFTFERATVACEEIGAEIASPEQLLAAYHSGYEQCDAGWLSDQSVRYPIQMPREGCFGDMDGMPGVRNYGLLDHDELYDVYCYVENIQGEVFHGSAPERFTFWEAKAYCVSHGAELATTAQLYAAWNDGLNHCSPGWLADGSVRYPIVTPRERCGGGEPGVKTIYQYSNQTGFPDILSQHDVYCFKSNNGPYTESPQDALATEPEDIGQDIVFQATQDDVSLSEVAPEGREEMQHPQTANPVNQHPEIPSQTSTPLSDHEETFSTSENWELIKKESYPDSYQPAPKETPNKDHQESLVFLTSSPNFDAGTNENTTPVTYITASETVMPTEGHTPETVSLDWLSVNVTSEGDVEEIHHEENDLPVSQEDYTTDVSSGPFSVTESAASVGPEENATHTVVQISAETTSPQNEEVDVPSTSMFPALAESLTEEISGEGTSDAQEEETKDSVTPNFMGIDILSTSVMVPTSDSGYTLTPEHSDVPTESALQLNIHDEDINSSSNTTEADDLTEQSGHIHPAELPNVEVPLVTDETFLVSPDSVTQVPLSVKVEVRSDDRTFYPESPTPSEVEPLEENQDPLEENQEVFLNTVPNPTEDDLNEAWDESSGENPQINPELNATNPTLSADHTIDGSDAPPLTEIKITRIPDLSLTPRWEPVPSTPPAQESRSDREYSAEPPVNDKSNEISKEQEFPRTRSRTHAQGSEGSAGEPTTDEPPVHICTWHPEEEDSSPAMPTADVDVTISAPHSDREVFKVNERERTAMGAALPAAKVPAATQGDSCLENPCLNGGTCVDGDPLRCICLPGYGGALCQRDVEECEPGWEKFQGFCYRHFSKRQSWEAAEQHCRLCGGHLLSVMTPEEQHHINDKYREYQWIGLNDRTIEGDFRWSDGNPLLYENWYKNQPDSYFLSGEDCAVMAWHDGGHWSDVPCNYHLSYTCKKGVSSCGEPPRVHHALVFGKKRSRYETNSRIRYYCEEGFIQKLNPVIRCLPGGHWEAPQITCVPTRTVEGDSSPSQPDQHEDVMVAAAEKAAPLYRDIKWNS, from the exons ATGAA actGGACATGTCTCCACACCTCCTGCTGTTTACCCTCTACCTCCTTGTTCTACCGTCGTCCCCGACTCCCCACCAAGAGCCAG ATGATTTCAAGCTTCTCCAGGTAACCATCCCTACCACTGTGCCTGTGCTTGCCATGCTGGGGGGTTCACTGACTTTGCCCTGCCTGGTGTCGCTCACCCACCCACCGCCGTCCCCTCCCACTAATGGGCGCCACGCTGTGTTGTCTGTGCCCCGAGTCAAATGGAGCGTCCTTAGGCATGGTCAAGAGACGGAGATCTTGGTGGCCCGTGGCGACAGGGTGAGAGTCAACGAGGTCTATAAGGACAGAGCCTCGCTGCTGAACTACGCCTTCTCCCCCGCAGACCTCACCCTGCGGCTGCAGAGCCTGAGGCAGAACGACACTGGCTTCTATCGCTGCGAGGTGCAGCAGGGGCTGGAGGACGCTGATGATGTGGTGCTGGTCAAGGTCAAGG GTGTGGTGTTTCATTATCGCGATGCATCCAGTCGGTACGCCTTTACCTTTGAGCGCGCCACAGTGGCCTGTGAGGAGATTGGGGCTGAAATTGCCTCCCCAGAGCAGCTCCTCGCAGCCTATCACAGTGGATACGAGCAGTGTGATGCAGGATGGCTGTCAGACCAGTCTGTCAG ATATCCCATTCAGATGCCAAGAGAGGGATGCTTTGGAGACATGGATGGCATGCCGGGAGTACGGAACTATGGACTGTTGGACCATGATGAGCTCTATGACGTCTACTGCTATGTGGAGAATATTCAAG GTGAGGTGTTCCATGGCTCCGCCCCCGAGCGCTTCACCTTCTGGGAGGCTAAGGCCTACTGTGTGAGTCACGGTGCGGAGCTGGCCACCACGGCTCAGCTTTATGCAGCCTGGAATGATGGACTGAACCACTGCAGCCCGGGATGGCTGGCGGATGGGAGTGTGCGGTACCCCATTGTCACCCCTAGAGAGCGCTGTGGAGGAGGGGAACCTGGAGTGAAAACCATCTATCAATACAGCAATCAAACAGGCTTCCCTGATATTCTCTCTCAGCACGATGTctattgttttaaaa GTAATAATGGCCCTTATACTGAATCCCCTCAAGATGCTCTTGCCACTGAGCCAGAGGACATTGGCCAAGACATTGTTTTCCAGGCCACTCAGGACGATGTCAGCCTGAGTGAAGTTGCTCCAGAAGGGAGGGAGGAGATGCAACATCCCCAAACAGCAAATCCAGTAAACCAGCACCCTGAAATTCCTTCACAGACTTCAACTCCCCTGTCTGATCATGAAGAGACATTCTCCACTAGTGAGAACTGGGAGCTGATAAAGAAGGAAAGTTACCCTGATTCTTATCAGCCAGCACCTAAAGAAACCCCAAACAAAGATCACCAAGAGTCTCTTGTATTTCTGACATCTTCTCCAAACTTTGATGCTGGAACCAATGAGAACACTACACCTGTAACTTATATCACAGCATCAGAAACTGTGATGCCCACAGAGGGTCACACCCCAGAGACTGTGAGCTTGGATTGGTTGTCTGTTAATGTCACATCTGAAGGTGATGTGGAGGAAATTCATCATGAGGAGAACGACCTTCCAGTTTCACAAGAGGACTACACAACAGATGTCTCTTCTGGACCTTTCTCTGTAACTGAATCTGCTGCTTCAGTAGGACCAGAGGAAAACGCCACTCATACTGTTGTACAAATTTCAGCTGAAACAACTTCACCCCAAAATGAAGAAGTTGATGTTCCTTCCACCTCCATGTTCCCAGCTCTTGCTGAGAGTTTGACAGAAGAGATTTCCGGAGAGGGGACTAGTGATGCTCAGGAAGAGGAAACAAAGGACTCTGTGACTCCTAATTTTATGGGAATTGACATTTTGTCCACTTCTGTCATGGTCCCCACTTCTGACTCAG GTTATACCCTCACACCGGAGCACTCTGATGTACCAACAGAATCAGCTCTCCAATTGAACATTCATGATGAGGATATAAACAGCTCTTCAAACACTACAGAAGCTGATGATTTAACAGAGCAGAGTGGACACATCCATCCAGCAGAGTTACCAAACGTAGAAGTTCCCCTAGTCACAGATGAGACATTCCTGGTATCTCCGGACTCTGTAACACAAGTTCCTCTTTCTGTAAAAGTGGAAGTCAGATCCGATGATAGAACATTCTATCCAGAAAGTCCCACTCCTTCTGAGGTTGAACCGTTGGAGGAGAATCAAGACCCGTTAGAAGAAAACCAAGAGGTCTTCCTCAACACTGTCCCAAATCCCACAGAGGATGATTTAAATGAGGCGTGGGATGAATCCTCAGGAGAAAATCCACAGATAAATCCTGAACTCAATGCGACAAACCCGACTCTCTCAGCTGACCACACCATTGATGGCAGTGATGCTCCTCCTCTGACCGAGATAAAAATTACACGGATCCCTGATCTGAGCCTCACACCCAGGTGGGAGCCGGTGCCTTCAACCCCACCAGCACAGGAGTCTCGCTCTGATCGGGAATACAGTGCAGAGCCTCCTGTCAATGACAAATCTAATGAGATCTCTAAAGAGCAAGAATTTCCTAGAACACGGAGCAGAACTCATG CGCAAGGATCAGAGGGAAGTGCAGGAGAGCCCACCACAGATGAGCCCCCAGTCCACATCTGCACATGGCATCCTGAAGAAGAGGACAGCTCCCCTGCGATGCCCACTGCTGATGTGGATGTGACTATTTCTGCTCCCCATTCAGATCGAGAAGTTTTTAAAGTGAATGAAAGGGAGCGCACAGCCATGGGGGCTGCTCTTCCTGCAGCCAAAGTTCCTGCTGCAACACAAGGAG ACTCCTGCCTGGAGAATCCTTGTCTGAATGGGGGAACTTGTGTTGATGGTGATCCACTAAGGTGCATTTGCTTGCCTGGTTATGGAGGAGCGTTGTGTCAAAGAG ATGTGGAGGAGTGTGAGCCAGGTTGGGAGAAGTTTCAGGGCTTTTGTTATCGTCACTTCAGCAAACGGCAAAGCTGggaagcagcagagcagcacTGTCGGTTGTGTGGTGGACATCTGCTTTCTGTCATGACTCCCGAGGAGCAACATCACATCAACG ataaatacaGAGAATATCAGTGGATTGGACTAAATGACAGAACCATTGAGGGAGACTTCCGCTGGTCTGATGGAAACCCTCTG CTCTATGAGAACTGGTACAAAAACCAGCCAGacagctacttcctgtctggGGAGGACTGCGCGGTGATGGCTTGGCACGATGGCGGTCACTGGAGCGATGTGCCATGTAACTACCACCTGTCCTACACCTGCAAGAAGGGTGTCT CGTCCTGTGGAGAGCCCCCTCGGGTCCACCATGCTCTGGTGTTTGGGAAAAAGCGGTCGCGTTACGAGACCAACAGCAGGATTCGGTACTACTGTGAAGAGGGTTTTATACAGAAGCTCAACCCTGTTATTAGATGTCTGCCTGGAGGCCACTGGGAAGCGCCTCAGATTACCTGCGTGCCAA CTCGTACAGTGGAAGGGGATTCCTCACCTTCCCAACCTGACCAGCATGAGGACGTCATGgttgcagctgcagagaaagcAGCACCGCTTTACCGGGATATAAAGTGGAATTCTTAA
- the bcan gene encoding brevican core protein isoform X1, whose amino-acid sequence MKLDMSPHLLLFTLYLLVLPSSPTPHQEPDDFKLLQVTIPTTVPVLAMLGGSLTLPCLVSLTHPPPSPPTNGRHAVLSVPRVKWSVLRHGQETEILVARGDRVRVNEVYKDRASLLNYAFSPADLTLRLQSLRQNDTGFYRCEVQQGLEDADDVVLVKVKGVVFHYRDASSRYAFTFERATVACEEIGAEIASPEQLLAAYHSGYEQCDAGWLSDQSVRYPIQMPREGCFGDMDGMPGVRNYGLLDHDELYDVYCYVENIQGEVFHGSAPERFTFWEAKAYCVSHGAELATTAQLYAAWNDGLNHCSPGWLADGSVRYPIVTPRERCGGGEPGVKTIYQYSNQTGFPDILSQHDVYCFKSNNGPYTESPQDALATEPEDIGQDIVFQATQDDVSLSEVAPEGREEMQHPQTANPVNQHPEIPSQTSTPLSDHEETFSTSENWELIKKESYPDSYQPAPKETPNKDHQESLVFLTSSPNFDAGTNENTTPVTYITASETVMPTEGHTPETVSLDWLSVNVTSEGDVEEIHHEENDLPVSQEDYTTDVSSGPFSVTESAASVGPEENATHTVVQISAETTSPQNEEVDVPSTSMFPALAESLTEEISGEGTSDAQEEETKDSVTPNFMGIDILSTSVMVPTSDSGYTLTPEHSDVPTESALQLNIHDEDINSSSNTTEADDLTEQSGHIHPAELPNVEVPLVTDETFLVSPDSVTQVPLSVKVEVRSDDRTFYPESPTPSEVEPLEENQDPLEENQEVFLNTVPNPTEDDLNEAWDESSGENPQINPELNATNPTLSADHTIDGSDAPPLTEIKITRIPDLSLTPRWEPVPSTPPAQESRSDREYSAEPPVNDKSNEISKEQEFPRTRSRTHAAQGSEGSAGEPTTDEPPVHICTWHPEEEDSSPAMPTADVDVTISAPHSDREVFKVNERERTAMGAALPAAKVPAATQGDSCLENPCLNGGTCVDGDPLRCICLPGYGGALCQRDVEECEPGWEKFQGFCYRHFSKRQSWEAAEQHCRLCGGHLLSVMTPEEQHHINDKYREYQWIGLNDRTIEGDFRWSDGNPLLYENWYKNQPDSYFLSGEDCAVMAWHDGGHWSDVPCNYHLSYTCKKGVSSCGEPPRVHHALVFGKKRSRYETNSRIRYYCEEGFIQKLNPVIRCLPGGHWEAPQITCVPTRTVEGDSSPSQPDQHEDVMVAAAEKAAPLYRDIKWNS is encoded by the exons ATGAA actGGACATGTCTCCACACCTCCTGCTGTTTACCCTCTACCTCCTTGTTCTACCGTCGTCCCCGACTCCCCACCAAGAGCCAG ATGATTTCAAGCTTCTCCAGGTAACCATCCCTACCACTGTGCCTGTGCTTGCCATGCTGGGGGGTTCACTGACTTTGCCCTGCCTGGTGTCGCTCACCCACCCACCGCCGTCCCCTCCCACTAATGGGCGCCACGCTGTGTTGTCTGTGCCCCGAGTCAAATGGAGCGTCCTTAGGCATGGTCAAGAGACGGAGATCTTGGTGGCCCGTGGCGACAGGGTGAGAGTCAACGAGGTCTATAAGGACAGAGCCTCGCTGCTGAACTACGCCTTCTCCCCCGCAGACCTCACCCTGCGGCTGCAGAGCCTGAGGCAGAACGACACTGGCTTCTATCGCTGCGAGGTGCAGCAGGGGCTGGAGGACGCTGATGATGTGGTGCTGGTCAAGGTCAAGG GTGTGGTGTTTCATTATCGCGATGCATCCAGTCGGTACGCCTTTACCTTTGAGCGCGCCACAGTGGCCTGTGAGGAGATTGGGGCTGAAATTGCCTCCCCAGAGCAGCTCCTCGCAGCCTATCACAGTGGATACGAGCAGTGTGATGCAGGATGGCTGTCAGACCAGTCTGTCAG ATATCCCATTCAGATGCCAAGAGAGGGATGCTTTGGAGACATGGATGGCATGCCGGGAGTACGGAACTATGGACTGTTGGACCATGATGAGCTCTATGACGTCTACTGCTATGTGGAGAATATTCAAG GTGAGGTGTTCCATGGCTCCGCCCCCGAGCGCTTCACCTTCTGGGAGGCTAAGGCCTACTGTGTGAGTCACGGTGCGGAGCTGGCCACCACGGCTCAGCTTTATGCAGCCTGGAATGATGGACTGAACCACTGCAGCCCGGGATGGCTGGCGGATGGGAGTGTGCGGTACCCCATTGTCACCCCTAGAGAGCGCTGTGGAGGAGGGGAACCTGGAGTGAAAACCATCTATCAATACAGCAATCAAACAGGCTTCCCTGATATTCTCTCTCAGCACGATGTctattgttttaaaa GTAATAATGGCCCTTATACTGAATCCCCTCAAGATGCTCTTGCCACTGAGCCAGAGGACATTGGCCAAGACATTGTTTTCCAGGCCACTCAGGACGATGTCAGCCTGAGTGAAGTTGCTCCAGAAGGGAGGGAGGAGATGCAACATCCCCAAACAGCAAATCCAGTAAACCAGCACCCTGAAATTCCTTCACAGACTTCAACTCCCCTGTCTGATCATGAAGAGACATTCTCCACTAGTGAGAACTGGGAGCTGATAAAGAAGGAAAGTTACCCTGATTCTTATCAGCCAGCACCTAAAGAAACCCCAAACAAAGATCACCAAGAGTCTCTTGTATTTCTGACATCTTCTCCAAACTTTGATGCTGGAACCAATGAGAACACTACACCTGTAACTTATATCACAGCATCAGAAACTGTGATGCCCACAGAGGGTCACACCCCAGAGACTGTGAGCTTGGATTGGTTGTCTGTTAATGTCACATCTGAAGGTGATGTGGAGGAAATTCATCATGAGGAGAACGACCTTCCAGTTTCACAAGAGGACTACACAACAGATGTCTCTTCTGGACCTTTCTCTGTAACTGAATCTGCTGCTTCAGTAGGACCAGAGGAAAACGCCACTCATACTGTTGTACAAATTTCAGCTGAAACAACTTCACCCCAAAATGAAGAAGTTGATGTTCCTTCCACCTCCATGTTCCCAGCTCTTGCTGAGAGTTTGACAGAAGAGATTTCCGGAGAGGGGACTAGTGATGCTCAGGAAGAGGAAACAAAGGACTCTGTGACTCCTAATTTTATGGGAATTGACATTTTGTCCACTTCTGTCATGGTCCCCACTTCTGACTCAG GTTATACCCTCACACCGGAGCACTCTGATGTACCAACAGAATCAGCTCTCCAATTGAACATTCATGATGAGGATATAAACAGCTCTTCAAACACTACAGAAGCTGATGATTTAACAGAGCAGAGTGGACACATCCATCCAGCAGAGTTACCAAACGTAGAAGTTCCCCTAGTCACAGATGAGACATTCCTGGTATCTCCGGACTCTGTAACACAAGTTCCTCTTTCTGTAAAAGTGGAAGTCAGATCCGATGATAGAACATTCTATCCAGAAAGTCCCACTCCTTCTGAGGTTGAACCGTTGGAGGAGAATCAAGACCCGTTAGAAGAAAACCAAGAGGTCTTCCTCAACACTGTCCCAAATCCCACAGAGGATGATTTAAATGAGGCGTGGGATGAATCCTCAGGAGAAAATCCACAGATAAATCCTGAACTCAATGCGACAAACCCGACTCTCTCAGCTGACCACACCATTGATGGCAGTGATGCTCCTCCTCTGACCGAGATAAAAATTACACGGATCCCTGATCTGAGCCTCACACCCAGGTGGGAGCCGGTGCCTTCAACCCCACCAGCACAGGAGTCTCGCTCTGATCGGGAATACAGTGCAGAGCCTCCTGTCAATGACAAATCTAATGAGATCTCTAAAGAGCAAGAATTTCCTAGAACACGGAGCAGAACTCATG CAGCGCAAGGATCAGAGGGAAGTGCAGGAGAGCCCACCACAGATGAGCCCCCAGTCCACATCTGCACATGGCATCCTGAAGAAGAGGACAGCTCCCCTGCGATGCCCACTGCTGATGTGGATGTGACTATTTCTGCTCCCCATTCAGATCGAGAAGTTTTTAAAGTGAATGAAAGGGAGCGCACAGCCATGGGGGCTGCTCTTCCTGCAGCCAAAGTTCCTGCTGCAACACAAGGAG ACTCCTGCCTGGAGAATCCTTGTCTGAATGGGGGAACTTGTGTTGATGGTGATCCACTAAGGTGCATTTGCTTGCCTGGTTATGGAGGAGCGTTGTGTCAAAGAG ATGTGGAGGAGTGTGAGCCAGGTTGGGAGAAGTTTCAGGGCTTTTGTTATCGTCACTTCAGCAAACGGCAAAGCTGggaagcagcagagcagcacTGTCGGTTGTGTGGTGGACATCTGCTTTCTGTCATGACTCCCGAGGAGCAACATCACATCAACG ataaatacaGAGAATATCAGTGGATTGGACTAAATGACAGAACCATTGAGGGAGACTTCCGCTGGTCTGATGGAAACCCTCTG CTCTATGAGAACTGGTACAAAAACCAGCCAGacagctacttcctgtctggGGAGGACTGCGCGGTGATGGCTTGGCACGATGGCGGTCACTGGAGCGATGTGCCATGTAACTACCACCTGTCCTACACCTGCAAGAAGGGTGTCT CGTCCTGTGGAGAGCCCCCTCGGGTCCACCATGCTCTGGTGTTTGGGAAAAAGCGGTCGCGTTACGAGACCAACAGCAGGATTCGGTACTACTGTGAAGAGGGTTTTATACAGAAGCTCAACCCTGTTATTAGATGTCTGCCTGGAGGCCACTGGGAAGCGCCTCAGATTACCTGCGTGCCAA CTCGTACAGTGGAAGGGGATTCCTCACCTTCCCAACCTGACCAGCATGAGGACGTCATGgttgcagctgcagagaaagcAGCACCGCTTTACCGGGATATAAAGTGGAATTCTTAA